In a single window of the Fusarium falciforme chromosome 3, complete sequence genome:
- a CDS encoding Deuterolysin codes for MITQAFPVMAILAMLAFLGMAVAAPYSDIGLEIALPDMKTVYPIPLEVVIKRDEKIDSKFEAEVFNHNDETVKVLKFGSFLHDDDVALKVADVFYKGNPVRFLGVTPLLNFDKLDKRQFVTIKTGQSVKIKFNVAEHYDLSQGDDYTVLMQGSLPIADLGSTNIIGYIPYSSNSLRFTVDRRVAEQTRMKYLDRMPGVQRQNCMGERIEKLRESLSQCFQLADEAEEEARFGDSWRLEEAFGASDEKTRSRVAEVFAEAKAKCKHDFRKVDKICPEYYSECLSRKKIVTAYIQEPTRQVGYCDNFFTLPVMPEKCHGYDSSEAWGWHPSRAGAVIHEMIQLNLRDTMGVNATLDTEHGLAKILALSPELSVKNADNYDLFASHVSLNCEAISPARRGLDHLRTKTDKVLRKDREAGLWVD; via the exons ATGATAACCCAGGCCTTCCCTGTCATGGCGATTCTGGCCATGCTTGCCTTCCTAGGCATGGCAGTTGCAGCACCCTACAGTGACATTGGTCTCGAGATCGCCCTCCCTGATATGAAGACGGTTTACCCCATTCCCTTGGAGGTCGTAATCAAACGAGATGAGAAGATTGATAGTAAGTTTGAGGCCGAGGTCTTTAATCACAACGATGAGACGGTCAAGGTTTTGAAGTTTGGCAGCTTccttcatgatgatgatgttgctCTCAAGGTCGCTGATGTCTTCTACAAAG GCAACCCTGTTCGTTTCCTGGGTGTTACTCCTTTGTTGAACTTTGACAAACTTGACAAGCGCCAGTTCGTCACCATCAAGACGGGCCAGTCGGTCAAAATCAAGTTCAATGTAGCCGAACACTACGATCTCTCCCAGGGCGACGATTACACTGTCCTAATGCAAGGTAGCCTGCCCATCGCAGACCTGGGCTCGACCAACATCATCGGGTATATTCCATACAGCTCCAACTCGCTCAGATTCACCGTGGATCGACGTGTCGCTGAGCAGACCCGTATGAAGTACCTCGACCGCATGCCAGGAGTTCAGCGCCAGAATTGCATGGGAGAGAGAATCGAGAAGCTCAGGGAGTCCCTCTCTCAGTGCTTCCAGCTCGCCGATGAAGCCGAAGAGGAGGCCCGATTTGGTGACTCATGGAGACTGGAGGAGGCCTTTGGTGCCTCTGACGAGAAGACCCGATCAAGGGTTGCCGAAGTGTTTGCTGAGGCGAAGGCCAAGTGCAAGCATGATTTCCGCAAGGTTGACAAGATCTGCCCCGAGTACTACTCCGAGTGCCTGTCCAGGAAGAAGATTGTCACAGCCTACATCCAGGAGCCGACACGCCAGGTTGGATACTGCGACAACTTCTTCACCCTCCCCGTCATGCCCGAAAAGTGCCACGGTTACGACTCATCCGAGGCCTGGGGCTGGCACCCTTCTCGTGCGGGCGCCGTGATCCATGAGATGATTCAGTTGAACTTGAGGGACACGATGGGGGTAAATGCCACGCTTGATACCGAACATGGCCTTGCCAAGATTCTCGCCCTTAGCCCCGAACTCTCCGTGAAGAATGCCGACAACTACGATTTGTTTGCTTCTCATGTCAGCCTCAACTGTGAGGCTATCAGCCCCGCCAGGCGAGGACTGGACCACCTCCGAACCAAGACGGATAAGGTTTTGAGAAAGGATCGTGAGGCTGGTCTGTGGGTTGATTGA
- a CDS encoding Aminotran-1-2 domain-containing protein, giving the protein MSLSSRGRAAEKASDGLHIWKAVGDLYHPTTNPNGFATLGVSENTLLAQELPEHLHKHFKLPNHASTYGDGMTGSKRLKAVLATFLNRHLRPVLPLQPAHFTVTNGCSSSVEHLAWAIARSSPGDALLLGWSYYNTFIPDLVLRAGCKVIAVECDNTDPLSPEVVHHYEAAIKRAWDYDPINIPDLTTQLLSNLEPISRATSPFPPNKLVQDFKGRLMALPPESKNDLIPWFQKSTISLDCNYIMPQSLWKRIFFQIPFLWDLDIELVLDKICSEPSETEWNWEKLTRQVLSPAQPSNREYEGDKNGFVWSYETVGLHIPPGLTNRRRIWQILEEMWPNDVQALKEFEVWTGDEANYETDDEEFERDIWSDDEWKELDLWPDLD; this is encoded by the exons ATGTCACTTTCATCCCGTGGCAGAGCAGCCGAGAAAGCAAGTGACGGCTTACACATCTGGAAGGCCGTGGGCGATCTCTACCACCCGACCACCAATCCCAACGGCTTTGCAACCCTGGGCGTTTCAGAGAACACTCTTTTGGCTCAAGAGCTGCCAGAGCATCTTCACAAACACTTCAAACTACCAAATCATGCATCCACCTATGGAGATGGCATGACGGGATCCAAGAGGCTCAAGGCAGTCCTAGCGACATTCCTCAATCGACACCTACGGCCTGTTCTTCCGCTTCAGCCGGCGCACTTCACAGTGACAAACGGCTGCAGCTCTTCTGTGGAGCACCTTGCCTGGGCTATAGCGAGATCGAGCCCTGGTGATGCATTGCTACTTGGCTGGtcatattataataccttcaTCCCAGACCTTGTTCTCAGAGCTGGCTGCAAGGTCATCGCAGTGGAGTGTGACAATACCGATCCTCTAAGCCCGGAGGTCGTTCATCACTATGAGGCAGCCATTAAGCGAGCT TGGGACTATGACCCCATCAACATTCCCGACTTGACGACCCAGCTCCTCTCGAACCTGGAGCCAATCAGTCGGGCCACTAGTCCTTTTCCTCCTAATAAGCTAGTACAAGACTTTAAGGGCCGTCTCATGGCATTGCCACCAGAGAGTAAGAATGATCTTATTCCCTGGTTCCAGAAGAGCACTATTTCTCTCGACTGCAATTACATAATGCCTCAGTCTCTGTGGAAGCGGATATTCTTTCAAATCCCGTTTCTTTGGGATCTCGATATAGAACTAGTACTCGACAAGATTTGCTCGGAACCGTCGGAAACAGAGTGGAACTGGGAAAAGCTTACTCGGCAGGTTTTGAGTCCCGCGCAGCCTTCAAACCGTGAATATGAAGGGGACAAGAACGGCTTTGTGTGGAGCTACGAGACGGTTGGACTGCATATTCCCCCTGGTCTTACTAATCGCCGACGAATCTGGCAGATTCTGGAGGAAATGTGGCCGAATGATGTACAGGCACTAAAAGAGTTTGAGGTTTGGACAGGTGATGAGGCAAACTATGAAACAGACGACGAAGAGTTCGAGCGGGATATATGGTCGGATGATGAGTGGAAAGAGTTAGATTTGTGGCCAGATCTGGATTGA